The following coding sequences are from one Microtus pennsylvanicus isolate mMicPen1 chromosome 1, mMicPen1.hap1, whole genome shotgun sequence window:
- the Eps8l1 gene encoding epidermal growth factor receptor kinase substrate 8-like protein 1 — MSTTTGPEAAPKPSAKSIYEQRKRYSTVVMADVSQYHVNHLVTFCLGEEDGVHTVEDASRKLAVMDSQGRVWAQEMLLRVSPGHVTLLDPVSKEELESYPLDAIVRCDTVVPRGRSRSLLLLVCQEPERAQPDVHFFQGLLLGAELIREDIQGALQNYRSGRGERRAAALRATQEELQRGASPAAETPPLQRRPSVRAVISAVEPSTGRGRPQVEPIPETGEAGRPGPARTTTSNAIPTSPDLGPRGPELAGLQAERDVDILNHVFDDVESFVSRLQKSAEAARVLEHRERGRRTRRRAAGEGLLTLRAKPPTEAEYTDVIQKIKYAFSLLARLRGNIANPSSPELLHFLFGPLQMIVNTSGGPEFASRVRRPHLTLEAVALLRDNVTPRENALWTSLGDSWTRPGVELPPEEGSPYSPEFYSGWEPPATDPQGRAWEDPVEKQLQHEKRRRQQSAPQIAVNGHQDPELEAESQLEERARKWVLCNYDFQARNSSELSVKHRDVLEVLDDKRKWWKVRDHQGQEGYVPYNILTLHPGPQVHRSQSPAGNLETSTPPPPPAPAPVPTQVRPHWDSCDSLNNLDPSEKEKFSQMLSVNEELQARLAQGRSGPSRVALGPRAPEPQLSPSSEASVVRAWLQTKGFSSGTVDALGVLTGAQLFSLQKEELRAVCPEEGARVYSQVTVQRALLEDREKVSELEAVMEKQKKKVEGEAKTEVI, encoded by the exons ATGAGCACCACCACGGG GCCTGAAGCTGCACCCAAACCAAGTGCCAAGTCTATCTATG AACAGAGGAAACGTTACTCCACTGTGGTTATGGCCGACGTGTCCCAGTATCATGTCAAT CACCTGGTCACCTTCTGCTTGGGGGAGGAGGATGGCGTGCACACGGTGGAAGATGCTTCCAGGAAGCTGGCCGTCATGGACAGCCAGGGGCGCGTCTGGGCACAGGAGATGCTACTGAGAGTGTCACCTGGCCATGTCACTCTGCTTGACCCGGTCTCCAAG GAGGAACTAGAATCATATCCACTTGACGCCATCGTACGCTGCGATACGGTGGtaccccgcggccggagccgctcGCTGCTGCTCCTGGTGTGCCAAGAGCCAGAGCGTGCACAGCCAGATGTCCATTTCTTCCAAGGCCTGCTCCTCGGG GCGGAGCTCATCCGGGAGGACATCCAAGGGGCTCTGCAGAACTACCGCTCCGGACGCGGGGAACGCAGGGCGGCAGCGCtcag GGCAACGCAGGAGGAGCTCCAACGTGGCGCCTCTCCCGCTGCGGAGACCCCGCCCTTACAGCGTCGTCCGTCAGTCCGCGCGGTGATCAGCGCAGTGGAACCGTCCACGGGCCGTGGGCGACCCCAAGTGGAGCCAATTCCAGAGACGGGGGAAGCGGGGAGACCCGGCCCAGCTCGCACTACCACGAGCAACGCTATCCCTACCTCCCCGGACCTGGGCCCGCGGGGTCCTGAGCTGGCGGGTCTGCAAGCGGAGCGGGACGTG GATATCCTGAACCACGTGTTCGACGACGTGGAGAGCTTCGTATCCAGACTGCAAAAGTCAGCAGAGGCTGCCCGGGTTTTGGAGCACCGCGAGCGCGGCCGCAGGACACGACGCCGAGCTGCCGGAG AGGGCCTGCTGACGCTGAGGGCCAAGCCACCCACCGAGGCTGAATACACCGACGTGATTCAGAAAATTAAATATGCCTTCAGTCTGCTG gcccgACTGCGGGGCAACATCGCCAACCCCTCCTCTCCAGAGCTGCTGCACTTTCTGTTCGGACCTCTGCAGATG ATTGTGAACACGTCAGGTGGCCCTGAGTTCGCGAGCCGCGTGAGACGACCACACCTGACCTTGGAGGCTGTGGCGCTGCTCCGTGACAATGTGACTCCTCGCGAAAATGCACTGTGGACTTCTTTGGGGGACTCCTGGACCCGCCCAGG GGTGGAGCTGCCCCCGGAAGAAGGGTCTCCATACAGTCCCGAATTCTACAGCGGCTGGGAACCTCCAGCCACTGACCCTCAGGGCCGCGCCTGGGAAGACCCAGTGGAAAAACAGCTGCAACATGAGAAGCGGCGCAGGCAG CAAAGCGCCCCTCAGATCGCTGTCAATGG TCATCAAGACCCAGAACTGGAAGCTGAGTCCCAGCTAGAAGAAAGAGCCAGAAAGTGGGTTCTGTGTAATTATGACTTCCAGGCCAGAAATAGCAGCGAACTGTCTGTCAAGCACCGAGATGTGTTGGAG GTCCTGGATGACAAGCGCAAGTGGTGGAAGGTTCGAGACCATCAGGGACAGGAGGGCTATGTACCCTATAACATCCTGACACTCCACCCTGGACCTCAGGTGCACCGCAGCCAAAGTCCTGCAGGAAACCTA GAGACTagtactcctcctcctccacccgcACCAGCTCCAGTCCCTACTCAGGTGCGGCCCCACTGGGACAGTTGCGACAGCCTCAACAATTTGGACCCCAGCGAGAAGG AGAAATTCTCCCAGATGCTCAGTGTCAATGAGGAGCTGCAGGCTCGCCTGGCGCAGGGCCGTTCGGGTCCCAGCCGGGTAGCCCTGGGACCCCGCGCCCCGGAGCCCCAGCTCAGCCCGAGCTCTGAGGCCTCGGTGGTCCGTGCCTGGCTACAGACCAAGGGTTTTAGCTCCGG GACTGTGGACGCTCTCGGCGTGCTGACCGGTGCACAGCTCTTCTCACTGCAAAAGGAAGAGTTGCGGGCGGTGTGTCCCGAGGAAGGGGCTCGAGTGTACAGTCAAGTCACCGTGCAGCGCGCGCTGCTGGAG gacagagaaaaagtGTCAGAGCTGGAGGCCGTGAtggagaagcaaaagaaaaaagtggaaggCGAGGCCAAAACAGAAGTTATTTGA